One segment of Leptodactylus fuscus isolate aLepFus1 chromosome 7, aLepFus1.hap2, whole genome shotgun sequence DNA contains the following:
- the EAPP gene encoding E2F-associated phosphoprotein encodes MDRLQQEYDAYAIEEPSDEERGISSSEDELDVLLHGTPEQKRKLIRECLTGESESSSEDDFEKEMEKELSSTMKTMEGRWQSLGPDASTSAATTSAEGDKPQYYDDIYFDSDSEEEGAGKGKKHKHKVLTNDDLLYDPHEDDRDQAWVDAKRRGYRNIRKSRQSRTHSAKQKAIPSSDAILNCPACMTTLCLDCQRHETYRTQYRAMFVMNCTVNKEEVLKFPEQAIKNRRRERKKMKTPSADSAMETQSKDTEMYHPVKCNECSTEVAVYDKEEVYHFFNVLASHS; translated from the exons ATGGACCGGTTACAGCAAGAATACGATGCCTATGCTATTGAGGAACCTAGCGATGAGGAACGTGGTATAAGCAG CTCGGAAGATGAATTAGATGTTCTTCTACATGGAACCCCGGAACAAAAACGTAAGCTGATTCGTGAATGTCTTACTGGCGAAAGTGAGTCTTCTAGTGAAGATGATTTTGAGAAGGAGATGGAGAAGGAGCTAAGTTCTACCATGAAGACAATGGAGGGGAGATGGCAAAGCCTTGGTCCAG ATGCCTCCACAAGCGCTGCCACAACATCAGCAGAAGGGGACAAACCACAGTATTACGATGATATATACTTTGACTCTGACTCTGAGGAGGAAG GAGCTGGAAAGGGAAAGAAACACAAACATAAAGTACTGACTAATGATGACCTGCTGTATGATCCACATGAGGACGACCGTGATCAGGCATGGGTAGATGCCAAAAGAAGAGG TTACAGAAATATCAGAAAATCAAGGCAATCTCGGACCCATTCTGCCAAACAAAAAGCTATACCCAGCAGCGATGCCATTTTAAACTGCCCAGCCTGTATGACTACGCTTTGCTTGGATTGCCAAAG ACATGAAACCTATAGGACCCAATACAGAGCTATGTTTGTCATGAACTGCACGGTCAACAAGGAGGAGGTGCTAAAATTTCCCGAACAGGCCATAAAGAACAGACGGCGAGAGAGAAAAAAGATGAAGACTCCCTCTGCAGATTCAGCAATGGAAACACAAAGTAAAGACACGGAAATGTACCACCCTGTGAAGTGCAACGAGTGCTCCACAGAAGTTGCTGTGTACGACAAAGAGGAAGTGTACCATTTCTTTAATGTCTTGGCCAGCCACAGCTAG